A window of the Teredinibacter franksiae genome harbors these coding sequences:
- a CDS encoding AI-2E family transporter: protein MEQRSPITAFLVALAAFIIVVAGMRTAESLLVPFLLSLFVAVICTPPLLWLKARGVPGWLAMLIVILNIVIGGTVVGIVVGSAIGDFRQDLPEYQLRLSEITAGLFQKLSTLGVSVDAELIRSSFNPGAALAVAGNTLAGLGNLMTNAFMILLTVVFILGEEVGFSEKLKSTSRNSEKTIEAINQFSAGVNRYMAIKALMSLLTGTIILVWLWILGVDYFVLWGMLAFLLNFVPTLGSIIAAIPAVLLAVVQLGVGDAVLVGVGFLAVNLGVGNILEPRVMGRGLDLSTLVVFLSLVFWGWVLGPVGMLLSIPLTITVKIALESVDETRWIGVLLSSGRGLVKTRISLDRLTSE from the coding sequence ATGGAACAACGTTCACCGATAACCGCTTTTTTAGTTGCACTGGCGGCGTTTATTATTGTTGTTGCCGGCATGCGCACCGCAGAATCCTTGCTGGTCCCATTTCTTCTTTCGTTATTTGTCGCGGTTATATGCACGCCCCCGCTCCTTTGGTTAAAAGCTCGAGGTGTACCTGGGTGGCTGGCGATGTTAATCGTTATACTTAATATTGTGATTGGCGGCACTGTAGTCGGTATAGTCGTCGGTTCAGCCATTGGCGATTTTCGCCAAGATTTACCCGAGTATCAGTTGCGCCTCTCTGAGATTACAGCCGGCTTATTTCAAAAGCTTTCGACGCTCGGAGTATCGGTTGACGCTGAGCTAATACGTTCCAGTTTTAATCCTGGGGCAGCCTTAGCCGTTGCCGGAAACACGCTGGCGGGGCTAGGTAATTTGATGACCAATGCCTTTATGATATTGCTTACAGTAGTCTTTATTTTAGGTGAGGAGGTTGGGTTTTCTGAAAAGTTAAAAAGTACTTCGCGCAATTCAGAAAAAACCATTGAGGCCATTAACCAATTTAGTGCCGGCGTAAATCGCTACATGGCGATCAAGGCGTTGATGAGTTTACTCACAGGCACCATAATACTGGTGTGGCTTTGGATCCTTGGCGTCGACTATTTTGTACTCTGGGGAATGCTGGCATTTTTGCTGAATTTCGTACCTACTTTAGGCTCCATTATTGCGGCTATACCGGCGGTACTATTGGCCGTGGTTCAGCTGGGGGTGGGAGATGCCGTGCTTGTTGGCGTGGGCTTTTTAGCGGTTAATCTTGGTGTGGGTAATATCCTCGAGCCTCGGGTAATGGGGCGGGGATTAGATTTATCTACATTGGTGGTGTTTCTGTCGTTAGTATTTTGGGGGTGGGTACTGGGCCCAGTGGGCATGCTGTTGTCTATTCCACTAACAATTACGGTTAAGATTGCCCTAGAAAGTGTCGATGAAACACGTTGGATCGGTGTTTTACTGAGTTCCGGTCGAGGTCTGGTAAAAACACGTATTTCACTGGACAGGCTAACGAGCGAATAA
- a CDS encoding lysophospholipid acyltransferase family protein, with product MTNPQHEYSDLFPEIPPSMPTAGGPISRWLGRKILRLIGWRIEGEIPADHKLVMVAAPHTSNWDFVLAMLAIMALGIRVSYLMKKEAFVWPLGGLFRKLGGIPIDRTAADDTVEQIGAWYRDHEKVWVVITPEGTRAKVDRWKTGFLRIAQRADVPVVLVAWDFPNKRMVLGKRWPLSGDHVKDAEVIREYVNTRYAGKHPENQ from the coding sequence ATGACCAATCCACAACACGAATATTCCGACTTGTTTCCGGAAATTCCCCCCAGCATGCCAACGGCTGGTGGGCCGATTAGTCGATGGCTCGGGCGGAAAATACTACGGTTAATCGGATGGCGTATTGAAGGCGAAATTCCTGCAGACCACAAACTGGTAATGGTGGCCGCGCCGCATACATCTAACTGGGATTTCGTGCTGGCAATGCTGGCTATTATGGCGCTTGGCATTCGCGTGTCTTACCTGATGAAAAAAGAGGCATTTGTTTGGCCTTTAGGCGGTCTTTTTAGAAAGTTAGGTGGAATACCCATTGACCGAACGGCTGCCGATGACACCGTCGAGCAAATTGGAGCTTGGTACCGAGACCACGAAAAAGTGTGGGTGGTGATTACACCAGAGGGAACCCGAGCTAAAGTAGACCGTTGGAAAACCGGCTTTTTAAGGATCGCCCAGCGAGCAGATGTGCCCGTTGTTTTGGTTGCCTGGGATTTCCCAAACAAGCGCATGGTTTTAGGTAAGCGTTGGCCCCTTTCGGGGGATCATGTAAAAGATGCCGAGGTAATACGGGAATACGTAAATACCCGCTACGCGGGCAAGCACCCTGAAAATCAATGA